A stretch of Cicer arietinum cultivar CDC Frontier isolate Library 1 chromosome 5, Cicar.CDCFrontier_v2.0, whole genome shotgun sequence DNA encodes these proteins:
- the LOC101515672 gene encoding uncharacterized protein, producing MRTLAAHFSNYLCRRRVGVNQQYRNFSSSNSKDELALEGEVERKFGWLLKTLFFGSAIYAGYQFFPYMGENLMQQSVSLLRVKDPLFKRMGASRLARFAKDDESRMKILEMGGVEELINMLSTAKDDRTRKAALNALAELSHSDEVLASLHRAGGIPVIRSAPSSLEDADVERFKLSLMKRFQDLKYDVSS from the exons ATGCGCACACTAGCGGCTCATTTCTCCAAC TATTTATGTAGAAGACGAGTTGGTGTCAATCAACAATATCGTAATTTTTCATCTTCTAATAGCAAAG ATGAGCTAGCCCTGGAAGGAGAAGTTGAGAGAAAATTTGGGTGGTTATTGAAGACTCTATTTTTCGGGAGTGCAATTTATGCAGGATACCAGTTCTTTCCTTATATGG gggaaaatttgatgcaacaGTCAGTATCTCTTTTGCGTGTGAAGGATCCCTTGTTCAAAAGGATGGGAGCTTCTAGATTGGCCCGTTTTGCAAAAGATG ATGAAAGCAGGATGAAGATACTTGAGATGGGTGGAGTTGAAGAGCTCATAAATATGTTAAGCACGGCTAAAGATGACCGTACACGGAAAGCAGCACTGAACGCTCTGGCTGAGCTATCACACTCAG ATGAAGTTCTTGCATCCTTGCATCGTGCTGGGGGCATTCCAGTTATTAGGTCTGCTCCAAGTTCACTTGAGGATGCAGATGTTGAGAGATTCAAGTTGAGCTTGATGAAAAGGTTCCAAGATCTTAAGTATGATGTGTCTTCATGA
- the LOC105852172 gene encoding uncharacterized protein, with the protein MGKMKRNPLSDLTNSNPLPSSSISSSSLQCVNSIPSSHIFHNNQTKALPTPPKTSNIRLNLTDAKPLTVRCRKKQRVMSSEQDDLFDFIEKQKAYFKEIDEFELAEEEVESINELE; encoded by the exons ATGGGAAAAATGAAACGAAACCCTCTTTCTGATCTCACTAATTCAAACCCTTTACCATCatcatcaatttcttcatcatctCTTCAATGCGTTAATTCAATCCCTTCTTCGCACATTTTTCATAATAACCAAACGAAAGCACTACCCACTCCTCCGAAGACCTCTAACATTCG TTTGAATCTGACTGATGCCAAGCCATTAACAGTTCGTTGCAGAAAG AAGCAACGTGTCATGTCTAGTGAACAAGAcgatttgtttgatttcattgAAAAACAGAAGGCATACTTTAAAGAGATTGATGAATTTGAACTTGCGGAGGAAGAGGTTGAATCTATTAATGAGCTGGAATAG
- the LOC101488428 gene encoding BTB/POZ domain-containing protein At3g56230, whose product MDCCVCTTMPLILRPPRNTICGACYEGVRNIINMMNGIESEKSKSIITHPNSPVSPRNSSKTLDDCIRRCSEQIDQFNQQKQDLAFLRGFLDAFKEQIHTDILISPANHGPPIPAHKSVLAARSEIFKNMLECDECKAPPSNNITIPDLNHEELESLLEFLYSGTLTSEKLEKHVYALSQAADKYVIPHLLKYCERYLLNSISTSNAFETLEIADTCSNHNLKETTFNFLVKNIEHMISSPKFEAFVHRSPHLTVQLVTRAFVNGSK is encoded by the exons ATGGATTGTTGTGTGTGCACAACTATGCCATTAATATTAAGGCCTCCAAGGAATACAATATGTGGGGCTTGTTATGAAGGAGTTAGGAACATAATCAACATGATGAACGGTATTGAAAGTGagaaatcaaaatcaataatcACTCATCCAAATTCTCCAGTTTCGCCTCGAAATTCGAGTAAG ACACTTGATGATTGTATAAGACGGTGTTCGGAGCAGATAGACCAATTTAATCAACAAAAACAAGACTTGGCTTTTCTTAGAGGATTTCTTGATGCCTTCAAAGAACAAATTCACACTGATATATTAATAAGTCCAGCCAATCATGGTCCACCTATACCTGCACATAAATCTGTTTTg GCTGCAAGATCAGAAATATTTAAGAACATGCTAGAGTGTGATGAATGTAAAGCTCCACCTAGTAACAATATTACCATACCCGATTTGAATCACGAAGAACTAGAGTCTCTCTTGGAATTTCTCTACAGTGGAACATTGACTTCGGAAAAATTGGAGAAACATGTTTATGCATTGTCACAAGCAGCTGATAAATATGTTATCCCACACTTGTTGAAATACTGTGAAAGATACCTTCTCAATTCAATTAGCACCTCTAATGCATTTGAGACACTAGAGATTGCTGATACTTGTTCCAACCATAATTTGAAGGAGACAACATTTAATTTCTTGGTTAAAAATATTGAGCATATGATTTCTTCCCCTAAATTTGAAGCTTTTGTACATAGGAGTCCACATTTGACTGTGCAATTAGTTACAAGGGCATTTGTTAATGGTtccaaataa
- the LOC101488764 gene encoding uncharacterized protein, whose product MEAVQSWVSNNKLTSIGALWASGIGASLVAYSRVKSPMKPSLRLIHARMHAQALTLAVLSGAAAYHYYENHQKPLADSYTSNVTPTELLEWELHSPF is encoded by the exons ATGGAGGCAGTTCAATCATGGGTTTCAAACAACAAACTCACCAGCATTG GGGCACTGTGGGCCTCTGGAATTGGAGCATCACTTGTTGCTTATTCACGAGTTAAATCTCCAATGAAGCCAAGTCTAAGGCTTATCCATGCTAG GATGCACGCACAGGCACTAACTCTAGCAGTACTATCGGGTGCAGCTGCATATCACTATTATGAGAATCATCAAAAACCATTGGCAGATAGTTACACTTCAAATGTCACACCCACTGAGTTACTTGAATGGGAGCTTCATAGTCCTTTTTAA